The genomic region CAGTTCTACGGCGACCGGTCGGGGAGCTTCGTGGACCCGTTCGGGCACAAGTGGCACGTGGCCACCCACGTCGAGGACGTGCCCCCGGAGGAGATGGAGAAGCGCGCCGCTGCGGCCATGGGCGGCTGACGCCTACCGCGATCGGCCCCCGGGACCGCCGGTGGCACGTCCTAGCCGCTCGGTGACCCGCCTCGACGCCAGCCGCACGCCTTCACCAGCCGGGGCTGCTCTGTCCCGTTGCCCCGACGGCACTGTCGGATTCCCGCGGCCTCGTCTGGTAGGCCCTCCGCGTCCGCGAGCCCTCCGACTGCGTATCTGATAGGCAGCGTAGGAAGCTGCTGGTGGCCCTGCGCCGACATTTCTCGGGTCGGACCCCGGCGTTCGCCGGCCGCCTGTGTCACATTTGGGCCGGCGGCGGTGCTGGGAAGGTGTGGCGGGATTGCAGGCGCGTGACGCGGGCCGGACGGAGCCGCCCGAGCAGACGGCGGACGACGCGGCCTTCGAGGCCCTTTTCCGCGCCCAGTACCCCGCGGTCGTCCGGCTGGCGCACGGCGTGGTCGGCGACGGGCAGGCCGCGCAGGACGTGGCTCAAGAGGTCTTCCTCGCCGCGTACCGACGGTTCCCCGGCGGGGCGGAGCAGGCGGTCGGGTGGGTGCGGATCGCAGCGGTGCACACAGCGCTCAACCACCTGCGCGGCGAACGCCGCCGCGGCCGCCGCGAATCGGGAGCCCCCGGCGACAGCCTGCCCAGCGCCGAAGACGTTGTCGTCGGCCGGGAGGAGCGGGCCGAGGTGCGGCGCGCGCTCGGCCGGCTGCCGGCCCGCGCCGCCACGGTCGCCGTGTTGCGGCACAGCGGGCTGAGCTACATCGAGATCGCCGATGTGCTCGGCGTCCGGGTCGGTCAGGTCGGGACCCTGCTGAAACGGGCAGAGTCCGCGCTTCGCAAGGAGATGGAACGTGCGACACGTCGCTGACGGGAGCCTGCGGCGGCTCGGGGACGAGCCGCCCGCCGTTCCCGACCGGGTGGTCCACCACGTGGCGGGCTGCGCCCGCTGCACCGAGCGTCAGGCACGGATCGCGGCCGACGCCGAGTTGCTGGCACGGGCGTTCTCTGGTCCACGGCCGGCGCCGGACGTCGACCGGGCATGGGACCGGCTGCGCATGTCGCTGGACCGTCAGGACACGCCCGCCGCAGTTGAGGTGCCCCGGCTGCATCGCGTTCGCAGGGTGCCGCTGCGCACCACCATCCTGGCCGGGGCGGTCGGGCTCGTGGTGGCCGGGACCGCGGCGGCGGCGACGCTGACCACGGTCTTCGCGCCGACCCACGTGGTGGCGCTGTCGCTGCCGCGCAGCGACCTGCAAGATGTCGCCGCGGTGATGGGGGTCGGTGGCGGTGGCGGACTGGGGGGCTTCCCCTCGCCGAGCGGCTCGCGGACGCTGCCGTTCGGCACCGTCTCCTGGCAGTCTTCCGGACCGCCGCGCACGGTCCCCTCGCTCGGCGAGGCCGTCCGGGCGGCCGGGTTCCGGCTGATCCTGCCCGCCCGGCTGCCCGTGGGCGTCGGTGCCACCGAGGAGATCAGCGTGCAACCGCAGGTGCGGGTGACGGTCAGGTTCGACCCTGGCGAGCCGTCGGTCGGCGGCAGCCGAGTGGACCTGCAACTCGGCCCCGCCGTGCTCGTCGAGTACGGCTCGGCGGGTGGCGGGAACCTGCCCACGCTCGCGGTGCTCACCACGCCGCGGCCGACGGCGCTGTCCTCCGGCGCGAGCACGAGCCAGATCGAGTCGTTCCTGCTCGCCCGCCCCGGCCTTCCGGAGCCGCTGGTCGAGGAGATCAAGCTGCTCGGCGACCTGAGCACCACGTTGCCGGTGCCGGTGCCCCCGGGCGCCTCGGCCCGCTCCGTCACGATCGATGGCGCACCGGGCGTGCTCGTCGCGGACCAGACCAACGCGGCCGCGGGGGTCGTCTGGGAGGACCAGCGCGGGATCGTGCACCTGGTGGCCGGCCTGGTGGACACCAGGGATCTGCTGGAGGTGGCCGATCAACTCGGATGACGCGACCGCGGCCCGCTCACCGGCTGCCCCG from Mycobacteriales bacterium harbors:
- a CDS encoding sigma-70 family RNA polymerase sigma factor — protein: MQARDAGRTEPPEQTADDAAFEALFRAQYPAVVRLAHGVVGDGQAAQDVAQEVFLAAYRRFPGGAEQAVGWVRIAAVHTALNHLRGERRRGRRESGAPGDSLPSAEDVVVGREERAEVRRALGRLPARAATVAVLRHSGLSYIEIADVLGVRVGQVGTLLKRAESALRKEMERATRR